tcactaacctcactactagaaaaatagccttttacgacgtgcaattaaTGATACACACTGATAGAGGGCGCGCATTTGTGCGTGCTCTAAAAATTaatgtcagttttccaaaatttgaaggatagagaacacaaatttttgcgtgccctaaaattagtgtcagaaaaaaaATTACGGAAGGCACTGATAAAAAAATGTGCGTCATGTAACTGTGtcactttatattttttaaaagaaaCACGCGTTTTTAGGGGGGAAAAACGAAATCCAAAAAATTAACCCCCGCCTATTCATCCCAAAAATCCCCCGCCTCTTCGAATTAGGGCATTCGTCTTCATCCACAACTTCCTCAATTCCTAGATCCATCACCTCCACCAAAAACCTAATTCACGGTTCCAGCAAGTTCTTACGCTCTTAATTCGACCATAATGAGCTAACGATTTAGGGTTCTTACCTCCTAGTTATCAATTTGAGCCGATGATTTAGGGTTCTTAAATCCGACCCTAATTTTTTCTCACTCTCGTATTTCCATCTCATTCCTCTCCTTCTTCTGCTTCTACAATCCTATAGCAATGAACCCTAATAGAATTGTGAGGCTGTCAATCCTTTTAAAGCAGCCGTCTTCCTCTACCTCTGCACTCTCTATGCCCTCCCTTTAGAAGCCCTAACCGCCACCACCAATATCGACTCTCTAATTTCCCTTATTGTCTCTCTATTCTGTTATCCCATATCTCCACTTCCTAACACACCTTCGTCTCCACCCTACATCCACTTCCACCATCTCCAACCCTCACATATTCAATTCTCACTCTCAATTTCTCTTAAATCTTAATCTTTCTAGGTTTTCGAGAAAAGCTTTTTTCTATAATCGGATATAAGGTGTATGCCATAGAGCTATACATAGATCATAAAATTATGGAGAATTTAGAAACATGGAAAGGATGAACAACGTCTCAGATCCAAGACGATTCTTTTGTATTCGACTTAATTTGTCAAGGTAAATATCAATTTTCTTATGTGAACTTTTGCGAAAATTGTTGCAGATCATTGAAGAAAGGAACGACCATTGAAGAAAGGAACCTTCATCTTCTTAACCTAGCTCGATTCCTCCAAAATTCTGGTTCGTTTATACTTTTATTTGAAGGAAAATCGCTAACATGGGTTTACTTGATTACTCTATTCAAAGAAACCGAGCATCTTCTTCTGATTTTTTTAGCCGATTTAATCTATTCTGAagctttttttacttttttttggtTTTGCTATTCCTTCGGCTTCCTGATTTAGTGAAAGTCACTTGAAATTGATATATATACCGTCTTCACTTGCCTTCTAGATCAAGTAATATGCATATAACATTGTGTCAATTTTAATTTCAGTTCCTACAATGCTGATTTTGATGGAGATGAAATGAATGTTCATTTACCACAAGATGAAATCTCACGTTCTGAAGCTTATAACATTGTGAATGCAAACAATCAGTATATAGTTCCAGCAAGGGGAGATACTGTTAGAGGCTTAATCGAAGATCATATTGTCAGTTCTGTTCTTCTCACAATGCAAGATACATTTTTAAACAGTGAACAGTTCAATCAACTTCTTTATGCTTCTGGTGTTTTTAATGGAGGTAATTCAAGACATGGTAAAAATTCATCTACCGATAAAGGCTGCTTTGTGAAGCCTGTTCTTCCAGCTGTCTGGAAGCCAAAGCCTCTTTGGACAGGAAAACAAGTCataaattttatatatacaagtataatgaCTCTATTCACTTTCAAACATATGTAAATCTTGAAatttttaaatcttttttttgTGCATTGTAGGTGATAACAGCGTTGTTAAATCATCTGACTAGAGGTTATACGCCTTGTATTGTTCATAACAACGTGAAGATACCATAACAGTATTTTCAAAGAAAATAagataagaataaaaaaatataaaatgaaagaAAGAGGTTGTGGAATTATGTTTTGTGGTCAGGTGATTCAGTATACAACAGAAGGGCTTGAAAGAGCTTTGTGGTTGGTTCTAAGTTTTAACCTAACTTGGCAGTTGGATTCTCAAGACTGGTTATCTATCTGCAAGTAACGAGGCAGGAAGATTCTTAACAGAGGAACCTTATGAATAACACAAGAATGGCCTAAGTGAAGATGGTCAGATTAACCACTTGTATCATATAAAAGCAGCTTATAATGCAAATGGAAAGAAGCTTGTTTGATGTCCTTTAGAGGAAAAATAATTTAACTTCAGGAGCAGTGTCATGGACCCTAATGTTGTTTGTTAGTAATTTTTATTAGCACAAAACATTTCCTTTAATTTATTATTCAAGTTCACTTTAAGCAACTCCTGAGATGAAGGGTAGTTATTATTCAATTAACAACATTTCCTTGTATTCTTTTAACTTATTTTCATTATGTTATAATTATTACTATTTGTTATTTAAGACATATAAGTGGAGTGGCTAATTAGAACCCTTTGGTAGAGTCACGTAGGACTCTTTAACCTTTACATAGTGGTTCTAGTTGAAGTTAATGGGATACTCATCATTGAGAATCTGATGAAGGTAAAACTTAtgtaatattattaaaaaaatttcttaataaatcatttatattgcTGCTGATAACATAACCCAAATTTAATTTTGCAGTATGGATTATTGATAAATTCCAAATTTTGGTTCAGTTCAAGATCATTGAGAGATTGGCTACTTCTTATGTGCTGGTAAAATATTCTTACAAGCTTTCTTTCTGactcatttttataaaatttcagaGCCAAACAAGAAATAGTTACTCCATTTTCTAGAAAAAGTAAAAATTTCTAAGTTCTCATGCAGCCTCACTCTTCTAATCTTCACGCTTACTGCCTATATTGTTGAAAAATTGGCATGGCAAAAACGTATTTCAGACCCTGTAAGTAAATTATTCCATAAggctaaaatatatttaaatgtataaaaagtATTTTAATTTGATTAGTTCTGTAATTTGTAGGTTATAATCACTTTCCATGTTCTAACAACTACAACTACAATTCTATATCCAGTTTTCATGATTCTGAGGTCAGCTTGTTTATACCATTAGATGCTTTGTACAAATTCATTATTGTTTTTAAAgtcatttgaaaaagaaaaatgataTGAGAACATTCcacaatatattattattattattattattattattattattattattattaatattattattattattattattatcatgtgATTTTATAAAGCTATGCAGGTTTGACTCAGTTGTTCTATCAGGCGTATCACTGATGCTTTGGCCAAATATTAATGCCATGAACAACTGACCGATTCCAAGGTACGTGTTAACACTAGCATAGCAGGCAGTCGCCATGAGATTTTTATTTTCCCTGAAAAAAATTCAAATTGAGTTCATAGTCAAAGATAAATGGGCAGGTAAGCCGGGTAGGGTTTGAGTCAAAGTGGGTCGAACAATTTTTAGTAATTCATAAAATACAAATTAAGACTTTGGCTTTGCCAAAAGCCATTTTCCTACATTTCTTTATTTGTCTCATTTTGGGAGTTGAATATGCCAATTATGCTATTTcaaaaataacaatatatattatCAAAAGGGACCTAATGTCATTTTTCAACCCTTAATGCATTTCAgttttttaagtattttaattCTAGTTTTGTGTGAAAACTATATTCACGTAACATAGCTAGAAGCAAAATTCCttacatatttatatattcaatATAACAATATGCTTTGAAAGGTCCTTGTTAACAATATAATATTACATAAATggtcgatgtctaataaaattcAGAAAAGTGGTCCAGGTTTAACTTAAATTTAATATTAAACGTGATTGAAAATTTACCATTTTAACCTTGTAAAATGAAACCCACATTTTATGTTCCAGATAACAAAGTAAAATCCTACCCCAAAGTTCATAATAATCATTTTTAAACCCACACGATAAGATACAAATTTAAGTACAATTACCAATCTATTGAAACTGTTTCAATAGAAATCCTATGAAGTCTCTAGAGCTATTCTGTTTCAAGGAAGAAGATGCCCAGACACTCCTTGGACAAATAAAATCCATGGATCCTAGAATGCACCCTGGTTCGAAATTAGTTCCTGTTGGTCTTAGCACGGTAAGTAATTTGAATTACGAATCTTTTGTTAGTCGCAATTTAACTGGTTCGAAATTAGTTCCTTGGACAAATAAAATTCACTGATTTTCAACTTGGCTTCGAAATCCTTTTGGGGGTTTTCATACAAGAATCCCTTAACCACGTTGTGATATGATTTCAGTGTGCTAGATGTAATTAAGAAGCTAAAGGAATATGTAGAAGATTTGAATAAAAATATAGAGAAGATTGCTACAAGGGGGTGCGTGTCAAAATATGTCTTACCAGATGAGAACTTTAGAGGGAAGTATGTCTTTCAATTTCCAAATTTGCCCTTatctattttttaaaattagttttcaTGCTTTATGAGGGTGCTGTAAATATAAAAGTGGCAGGAACAGATATGAACAGCAAGAGCAGCCGGTCACATAGTGTTTTCACCTACAAGATGGAAAGTCATTGGGAAAAGGATTCCATGACTCACCTTCGGTTTGGAAGGTTAAATTTGGTAGACTTGGCGGGTTCTCAAAGGTAATTTGGTAGCTTAAACCATTGAGCTAATTATGATGCGAtcctttgtttatttgttttcagAGGTCAAGTATTGCTATCAACCAATTAAAATTTCGTTCACCAATGGCGTAATTAAGGTATCAATATCATCACTCTTACTTATTTGTctatatcattttcatgaaaatgtttatgttgcgTATTATATATTCATATGTCCAATTGTGCTTTCTATATAGCAAATGTTAACCTTGGTTTTGCGTTTTTTGTTCAtagattacaaacaccaatttctttcaaacaacagaagatctagagtttaattgggtgattAAAGGTAATGGATGTAAATTTGATTCTAGAACTCTCAGTCTACCAACATtagagtttaattgggtgattaaaggtgattttggttcttgaaacgagactcaagatatcatattttcgcatggctagaagctttggaggaaatGACACTCAAGCAAGAGTAAACACACAGAGacttgttggcacatagtaagctagatgatgcaattgtatataaatgagttcatttttttataacatgatttactcacttttggaataattatttgtatttgacatattagtgaaatgaattatctttgttatttatggtattttattttgtattatgagatttttaatgtattatttaatttgaaaattagtaaatctataaataatatttttttaaacatttaaaattatgatacgcaaaaatgtgtgtcatcttcatttatgacattgcctttcttgacaggcgctttcttgatacacattgcgtgtcattaacacgcgtgtcgtaaggttacgacatgtgaatgcgtgtcgtcttcctttatgacaaggtcttccttgatacgcattgcgtgtcgtaaacgcgcgtcgtctatagacaacgcgcaaaagcgcgccgtctctctttatgacagggccttccttgacgcgcatttgcgcgtcgtctaagccttttacaacgcgcaatgagtgttgtaaaaggctgtttttctagtagtgcctagtcttgagattatggttttgacaaaattcacatggaaaagaacacatacaccataaaatctaagtgtcataaggtttctcttcgattcatgaaaatgatggtgaggaaacgcttccaCTAAGAAGATATTAAGTAGATagcagttgtgatatttgcattctcatatagttagtggagcgtgtgtggctaaccgacacactaactagtgagaattgcaaaaggtctagacaaacaagtgagctatctaaggaaaggtgtatgtttttgataaagtcttatcaaagcaatctagtattagaaatatgaactttggtaagaaagtcaatatagtattgatttctagaagtccagttgatttctaagtacatgtagaagctagtgggagcataaagtgttatgctgcTAATCATtctgctagtgggagcatgatgattatgttaagtattgcaagttagcaatgttaattaaagaaaacaaaagtttcaatttgctttgaaaagttgtttgctataattaagggggaGGATTTTGTACTTCACTCCAATTCAACAAGCTTAGATTGATATTTTAAtctactttagtcaagaatacatacatatatatatatatatatatatatatatatatatatatatatgtatgtatgtatatatatatatatatatatatatatatgaatattatgttggaatggttcaacataaggaaattctatatatgttgcgttctcaaaattcgattatgattatggcatccctcttcatagttcgaattataaaaacatggcaaataaaaattttatagcataaatcatgtcccatatgctttgggtataggtttgattacatgtgttataatattcatccattctaaattttccaaatgcctagggcattaagatggaaaaaggaatagaactggaagtgactaaaatgattaagaaaaattgtcgaggacaatctgaggtttaccaaagattggttgctcatggacaattagaagtatagagtaaggaccatattgacatattttgaaaagaagcaagtcttgttcagaagtgatggtcaaaatggtaatatggaattgtctcCATATGTGGAAGTTATtttttgaatctgtgtaagattaaagaacttaatgctaagaaggatgttcaaaggaatgtactttgaatttgagacttcatttccatggaattgttttccattggaatactttgtaatgtctgttgccaggtctttgtgacttctgtgcatagtcattTCAAgggaatcattgcatataagtttagaatctaacaaattacagtaaatggcaagagtttggtattcttgcatttacaacaaggattggaattatgaaatgagcatcattggaatattgtcaattgatctatttcacaaagagaggaccttatgtaaacatagtatgcatacttggagtatggcataactgttgtttggaaaaacatagtgtgtgtgcttggagcatggcatgactattattttaattcaagtattaagttgataaatcgaaacataaataatgagtaatcgatatggtgcttagataaaagttgttttatttacacccaagtgttggggccatataggattaagtattattcttgtgtttcactttgaatgttttgacttctagaataactaggtcgttgttcctgaatgactaagttattcaaaccatccacagtcagtcatatgttggaagtagatatgaatcaaggctatcatgaatttggcttgtatgatttgtctaaagtgctttagacaatgcaatagttgctatgacattcatgagtactcataagggctgagtattggattcaacccacgctcacttgcatcacttcatggaatttatctcgagtgatcgtgagacggtaatatcatataaatcttcaaacctagagatatgagttgttaactatgagttggttattcattgattgtacgaaaacgcattggtaacttgatgttataaaatgtgcctttgtgaataattcaacaagtagttagtacaagcatctcaatcgaagtttatctgttccttctagaaatagaagcgatatttgggcccctcgatgatttggttttgacctatgtaccaggcccggtcagaacctaattgatgtgttcaatttagttctatgtcgaaacaaatcagagatcgagaaacaaatgttggacaataagtaagaccatgttccatgtgtttgtccagctgatatcatgagaacagaggattatatgatcacttatcttaaatggtgtatcatcatcatctcagttcctagagactttgaaagagctacgattgctcgttggattttgaagtcatttttgcaaatatagttattagacttatccaagtgggagactgctggatatagtgtctaagtccataactttatttggtatgtacttgacccgacccggcatggtccatttggtttgcatggcattgcaatatttggatagactaaatgagagaataaggcacttatgattattaatatattataagttctaatatattaataatagtattatttaattagtattattcaagtattaatctagtattaatttggtgatcaaagtgagactaattaaatatatagggttgattatgacaatcatcaattcttttatggtggattaatgatctatggtttatgggttatggatgtaaccatttggagctccatcgatagtccatgggagttacaaacccatgggtcatgagaaatgaagagtcatgagaattatgggtcttcatgatgaaaccctaattgtgacaccactataaaagggaccctttggctagcaaaatcgccactagtgttactagagagggcataaccgattttttagtataagaaatattctctcaagttattccaagttttgtggtgttgtgtgaagcatttgaggcacaacatttggggtgctaggctaacaaagtcttgaaggaatccaagcaacaacaaggtatgtatttctactagttttatgttttatgtaatccccatgccatgctagttaggaaataaccttgaaaaagaaatttgcatgtatatagtgaaaacatagattgaaggttattaggattgcatgtacacttatgaaGATGTGAAGGATTTTTCTTGAATGTTTGAAGGTTCTTGGATGATGCTTGAGAGTAAAATGAGTGTATTTTCGTTTTGAAATGTGAGAAAATGACTAAGTTTTCGAGTGAAAATATATATAGCGGTTAGGTTTTCGGCCGAAAAGGGGGGTTCTCAGCCAAAATATATTTTCGGTCCGAGGAGTTTTCGGCCGAGAAGGGTTTTCAGTGCGAGGGTTCTCGGTTCCAAAGGGAACATGTTGATTTTTAAGTGTATTTTCTTctaaacacttatataaaaacataatttatataattttaatcaTGTTTTAACCCTCATAAACTTAATGAAccaaataaaacttgaaattttcttCAAAGGGGTTTGACTTTTCTCGACTTGAAAGTAACGTGTTGTTACATCATAGTAAACTACCATGTTATCAACAccttctggaagggctaacactagAGCTTCACATAACTTTTTCCTTAGCGTTTCAAATGTTATCTGCTACTCAGGACCCCAACAAGAAGCATCTCCCTTCTTTGATAGACGGGTCATCGacaccgcaatcttggagaagtcttgaaTGAATCTTCTATATAGTACCCATTCAATCCTAGAAAACTTCAAAATTTTGAAGGAGTAGTCGGGACTGGCTATTGCATTACGACCCTTATCTTTGTAGGGTCTACTAAAATACCATCTCGGTTGACAAGATGCTCAAGCAACTGGACTTCTCGTAACCAAAACGAGCATTTGTAGaattttgcatacaacttctccttccttAGAACCTCAAGTACCTATTTTAGGTTCCTTTATGTTGTTCTTGAGTCtttgaatagaccaagatatcatcgataaacatgATTACTAATCAATCCAACATAGGTCAACATACTCAGTTTATTCAATCCATGAATGTGGCAGGTGCAtttgtgagcccaaaaggcatcactatgAACTCATAACGACCATCCCGAGTTATGAAAGTAATCTTCGGTATATATTCCTCCCTTACATGCATCTAGTGGTATCCTGACCATAGGTCAATCTATGAAAACCACAATGCTCCTTGGAGTTTATCAAAAAGGTCATTATCCTAGGTAAGGGATAACGATTCTTCATTGTGAGTTTGTTAATCTctctatagtctatgcacatcctgtACGATCCAAcattcttcttaacaaacaaaatcggtgctccccatagaGAACTACTTGGCCAAATGAACCCCTTGTCCATCAGCTCTTGTAGTTGATTAGAAAATCTTATATCTCTGGGGGTGCAAGAGGATAAGGTGCATTGGCTACTGGTGTCGCACCTGGAACTAAGTCAATCCTAAATTCTACTTGACGTTCTGGTGACACACCGGGTAAGTCTTTAGGAAAGATGTCTGGGAAATCACAAACTATAGGTACTTCTGAAACAGTTTCCTTCTTCTCCTCCTCCTAAGTGTCGATCACATAGGCCAAGTACCCTTCACAACCATGTTGTAGGTATCTCTTGGCCCTTCTGGTGTAACAGAATGTCGAATTGCTGCTTGAGCCCTTGCCTCAGATggttagttctcccccacttggggtatGAACCCTTATCATTCTCTGCCTACATTCGATCATCGCTTTGAACTGATCAAGACATTCCATTCATACTATTACACTCATTTCTCGCATAGGGATGAGGAGAAAATTTAATAGGAAACTAATGTTTCCAATTTCTAAGGTACAACTACGGTATACCTTTGATGCGCTAATCACTTGATCGTCACTATTTCTATTtttaagggattatctaaatttCCTAAGGTAATTTGAAGCCTTTACTAAACATAAGTGATACGAAGGAATGAGTTGCTaccgaatcaaataatacaaagGCAGGAATAGAGTTTACTAAAAACGTAACGACTACTACGTCGGGTGCCTCCTTTGCTTCTTCGGTCGTGAGCTGAAAGTCTCGCCCTTTAACCCTTGGGGCTTCAGCTTTACCCTATCATCCATCAATAATCCTCAATGTTGCAAGTGTTGGAGCTTCCATTGCTCTGGCCTGCTTTAGGAGAGGACATTCAGCCTTGAAGTGTCCGAGCTAGTTGCAGTTGAAACATAAATGCACGTTCTATTTGCAGTCCTTGGCATATTGACCATCCTTGCCACACTTATGGCATCCTGGTCCTGCCCTATAGGGACCATCATGAAACTTCCCATACTGGTTACAAGTGAATCCTTTCTGTCCTCCAAAACTCAAACAAGTAGATTTGAACTTTTTGACTACCGGTTGTGATGGAGTCACAGTCTCCATTCTCCCTCGATTGAGTTTCCAACCCAATCTCTCTCTACTCCTAGCATGATCTTGCATGTCTGCTAAGGTCTTGTAGCGATTGTTTGTTACAAATTCTCTAATATTAGCACTGAGCATACTTAGTTACCTAGAAATCTTTACTTACTCTGAGGATGCATACCCGGGGCAGTATAAAGCTCTTTCCATGAACTACTTTGTGATTTCCATCACCGCCTCCGTTGTCTGCTTGAACGACAGAAAATCCTGAGCTAGTCGCTCCCTCCCGACTAGTGAAACGTACACCTCCCTTAACTTTTCCAGGAACTGCTCCCAGGTCACCACAACCTTCTCTGCCAGCATGAAGTCCTTTGTGACAAAATTCCAACAGTCCTTTTCCCCATGACAGACGAGATTTTGCGCATACGTGAACCTTAGGTTAGCTGGGCAAGctcaagtgtagaagcatccttctacatcagatatccacctcatcacCGCTATTGGATTTGTTACTCCGTCAAACTCTAAGGGTTTGGTGTTATTGAATTCTCGATAAGGAATGTCCTTATCTCCAGATGAGGTTGTAGCAGCAATGGCAACAGTGGCGGCGGCAGCAGCCGTACTGGCCACGGAAGCATATCGTTCGTCAAACAAAATGATAAATTTGGTATTGATGGTAATGAACATATATGGGATCATCTCTCTCACAACTGCTGCTACTGTAGTCTCAATCCAATCACATATGTTT
The genomic region above belongs to Lactuca sativa cultivar Salinas chromosome 4, Lsat_Salinas_v11, whole genome shotgun sequence and contains:
- the LOC111894595 gene encoding DNA-directed RNA polymerase I subunit 1-like, encoding MNVHLPQDEISRSEAYNIVNANNQYIVPARGDTVRGLIEDHIVSSVLLTMQDTFLNSEQFNQLLYASGVFNGGNSRHGKNSSTDKGCFVKPVLPAVWKPKPLWTGKQVITALLNHLTRGYTPCIVHNNVKIP